In Mytilus edulis chromosome 7, xbMytEdul2.2, whole genome shotgun sequence, a single genomic region encodes these proteins:
- the LOC139481141 gene encoding uncharacterized protein produces MTFKSIQKRKVEVIGLKLRLGKTHIVLIKRLIIYLDMESFLLLLLVLTSTIECGTEISWNLLTRPVYFGNDVLMSCYRPYFKGGMYFAWTDKTENYIGRGNISSNNIKYEVKLDYTQTGINYTLTIKSFDSDDVNTTYRCYMGFESYLANLVEKNTTFLYLPRSGDISYFDRAEKHNMLQVVIWKAYPKPACHIFVRNSRIEDSYNSTYERVSVFYKVTLSFSYDILSKYCDKILLITCDIGTTAFNFTHDIPIHCEETKDLAHSTHALMLCLILGITVLLTLILLFAFKRKGVLCWKGGEHNPGNDKESTSNGTVQCVNSGLLTVDDHNPGHDEESSTNGNVHANNSLLNNPD; encoded by the exons aaaagtagAAGTAATTGGATTAAAGCTGCGATTAGGCAAAACACACATAGTCTTGATCAAACGGTTAAT aatttatttgGACATGGAATCATTTCTATTGTTATTATTGGTCCTAACATCAACAATAGAATGTGGAACTGAAA TTAGTTGGAACTTATTAACCAGACCAGTCTATTTCGGAAACGATGTTTTGATGTCATGCTATAGACCGTACTTCAAAGGAGGAATGTATTTTGCATGGACAGATAAAACGGAAAACTATATTGGCAGAGGAAATATATCTTCtaataatattaaatatgaaGTAAAACTAGATTATACACAAACAGGCATAAACTATACATTGACAATCAAATCATTTGACAGCGATGATGTCAATACCACCTACAGATGTTACATGGGTTTTGAGAGTTATTTGGCTAATTTGGTAGAAAAGAATACCACATTTTTAT ATTTACCAAGATCTGGAGATATATCATATTTTGACAGAGCCGAAAAGCATAATATGTTACAAGTTGTGATATGGAAAGCGTATCCAAAACCTGCATGCCATATTTTTGTTAGG AATTCAAGAATAGAAGACAGTTATAACTCCACGTACGAGAGAGTGTCTGTATTCTACAAAGTAACATTGAGTTTCTCCTACGATATTCTAAGCAAATACTGTGATAAAATTCTGTTGATCACCTGTGATATTGGTACGACTGCATTTAATTTTACCCATGATATCCCAATACATTGTGAAG AAACGAAGGATCTGGCACATTCAACACATGCATTAATGTTATGTCTGATACTGGGAATCACCGTTCTACTGACTTTGATATTGCTTTTTGCATTTAAAAGGAagg GTGTACTGTGTTGGAAAGGAGGTGAACATAACCCTGGAAATGATAAAGAATCAACTTCTAATGGAACTGTGCAGTGTGTAAATAGTGGCCTTCTAACAGTAGATGACCATAACCCTGGACATGACGAAGAATCATCTACTAATGGAAATGTGCATGCAAATAATAGCCTTCTTAACAATCCCGATTGA